The following coding sequences lie in one Patescibacteria group bacterium genomic window:
- a CDS encoding 30S ribosomal protein S5, whose amino-acid sequence MENNTPQPITTPVATPVAAMAAPVSAIPRDNKGGQTQNRGRFSGGARPDRKKGPREERVRSEFDSKMLAIRRVTRVASGGRRFSFSVALVLGNKKGSVGVGTGKAGDTSLAIDKATKNAKKHLLKLSLSKTNSIPYEVRTKYSSARVLIMPAPRRGLIAGSALRDVLELAGVRDVAGKIFSGSKNKLNIARATIKALGEFATPIKKTADVVVVTKDIVPETLAAEETLAKII is encoded by the coding sequence ATGGAAAATAACACACCACAACCAATAACAACTCCAGTAGCAACTCCAGTAGCCGCCATGGCCGCTCCAGTTTCAGCTATTCCTCGCGATAACAAAGGAGGTCAGACCCAGAATCGCGGACGATTTTCAGGTGGCGCTCGACCGGATCGCAAAAAAGGCCCTCGAGAAGAGCGCGTTCGTTCAGAATTTGATTCTAAAATGCTTGCTATCAGACGCGTTACTCGTGTGGCTTCTGGAGGCCGACGTTTTAGTTTCAGTGTCGCTTTGGTGCTTGGAAATAAAAAGGGTTCAGTTGGCGTGGGTACTGGCAAAGCAGGAGATACTTCTCTTGCTATCGACAAAGCCACTAAGAACGCTAAGAAACATTTGTTAAAATTGTCCCTTTCAAAAACTAACTCAATTCCCTACGAAGTTCGCACCAAATACTCAAGCGCTCGAGTGCTCATCATGCCAGCTCCTCGTCGAGGATTGATTGCGGGAAGCGCCCTCCGAGATGTTTTGGAGTTGGCTGGCGTTCGAGATGTTGCTGGTAAAATTTTCTCTGGTAGTAAAAATAAATTGAACATTGCTCGTGCCACTATCAAAGCGTTGGGAGAATTTGCGACTCCAATCAAGAAGACTGCTGATGTGGTTGTGGTCACTAAAGATATTGTTCCTGAAACTTTGGCCGCTGAAGAAACACTGGCTAAAATAATTTAA
- the rplO gene encoding 50S ribosomal protein L15 has protein sequence MQSNTLQRVHPNKRSIQVGRGSKRGKTSGRGGKGQTARAGHKVRPELRDMIKRVPKLRGRGKNIFQSFQSRALPVNLDLLEKHFGAGETINPETLATKGLIEMRKGDTVKVKILGTGEITKKFTISGCAVSASARTKVEKAGGTIA, from the coding sequence ATGCAGAGCAACACATTACAAAGAGTTCACCCTAACAAACGCAGCATTCAAGTTGGTCGCGGTTCTAAACGCGGAAAGACTTCTGGACGTGGAGGTAAGGGACAGACAGCGCGCGCCGGACACAAAGTTCGACCAGAACTTCGAGACATGATTAAGCGCGTTCCGAAACTTCGCGGACGAGGAAAAAATATTTTCCAATCTTTCCAATCGCGAGCGCTTCCTGTGAACTTGGATCTTTTAGAGAAACATTTTGGAGCAGGGGAGACTATTAATCCTGAAACGCTGGCCACCAAAGGTCTCATTGAAATGAGAAAAGGAGATACTGTAAAAGTAAAAATTCTTGGAACAGGGGAGATCACAAAAAAATTTACAATCTCAGGGTGCGCCGTCTCAGCTTCTGCTCGAACGAAAGTGGAGAAGGCGGGAGGGACGATAGCGTAA
- the secY gene encoding preprotein translocase subunit SecY: MNNFFNKIKLVFQDRLLRKKVLFILVLLIVFRLLAAIPIPGIDSLKLHALLAGNQFLGLLDVFSGGGLGNLSIVMLGVGPYITGSIIMQLMTMMSPRLKALYQEEGEAGKLKFAQYTRMIAVPLAILQAFSFLILLERQGVLGDLTLFARLVNVIVVTGGAMLLMWLGELMTEFGIGNGLSLIIFAGIVARLPTVISQTLVNFDVAQIPLYLGFVVAAALIVLGVVIVTEAERPIPITYAKRVRGNKVYGGVSTYLPLRVNQAGVIPIIFALSILLFPQLIFNFLSNVANPTVKSISTFVLGLISNQLFYASAYFILVFLFTYFYTAVTFDPDSISTNLQKSGAFIPGVRPGQATSEYISKVLTRITLVGALFLGVIAVLPLAVKAFTGIASLAIGGTALLIVVSVVLDLVKKVEAQLSMREY, from the coding sequence ATGAACAATTTTTTCAACAAAATCAAATTAGTTTTTCAAGATCGTCTTTTGCGAAAGAAGGTTTTGTTTATTTTAGTTTTATTGATAGTTTTCAGACTCTTGGCCGCTATTCCAATTCCGGGTATTGATTCGCTCAAGCTTCATGCGCTTTTGGCTGGTAACCAGTTTCTAGGTTTGCTCGATGTCTTTTCTGGTGGAGGACTTGGCAATCTTTCAATCGTCATGCTCGGCGTTGGTCCATACATCACCGGTTCAATCATCATGCAACTTATGACCATGATGTCTCCACGACTTAAGGCGCTCTATCAAGAGGAAGGGGAAGCGGGTAAATTAAAATTTGCACAGTACACCAGAATGATTGCCGTGCCACTCGCTATCCTGCAAGCTTTCAGCTTTCTTATTTTGCTTGAGAGACAAGGTGTTTTGGGTGACCTAACCCTTTTCGCTCGCTTGGTGAATGTGATTGTAGTTACCGGGGGTGCTATGCTTCTTATGTGGCTTGGAGAGCTGATGACCGAATTTGGTATTGGTAACGGACTTTCACTCATTATCTTTGCCGGTATCGTGGCTCGTCTCCCAACGGTTATTAGTCAAACTTTGGTCAACTTTGATGTGGCTCAGATTCCACTCTACTTAGGATTTGTGGTAGCCGCCGCACTTATTGTGTTGGGTGTGGTGATTGTCACTGAAGCTGAACGACCGATTCCTATTACCTATGCAAAACGAGTTCGCGGTAACAAAGTGTACGGCGGTGTTTCAACCTACCTCCCATTGCGCGTTAATCAGGCTGGAGTAATTCCAATCATTTTCGCTCTTTCAATTCTTCTTTTCCCTCAACTTATTTTTAACTTCCTCTCGAACGTTGCTAATCCAACAGTTAAAAGCATTTCTACCTTTGTGCTCGGATTGATTTCCAATCAGTTGTTTTACGCCTCTGCTTACTTTATTTTGGTTTTCTTGTTCACCTATTTTTATACGGCTGTTACGTTTGACCCGGATTCAATTTCAACCAACCTTCAGAAAAGCGGCGCCTTTATTCCCGGCGTTCGTCCAGGTCAGGCTACCTCAGAGTACATTTCAAAAGTCTTGACCCGCATTACGCTTGTTGGTGCGCTCTTCCTCGGTGTCATTGCAGTCTTGCCGCTCGCCGTTAAGGCGTTTACTGGTATTGCTTCGCTTGCTATCGGAGGTACAGCGCTTCTCATTGTGGTTTCAGTGGTTCTCGATCTCGTTAAAAAGGTGGAGGCTCAGCTCTCAATGCGGGAGTATTAA
- a CDS encoding AAA family ATPase, which translates to MLKKKIISITGTLGSGKSSTADLVAKKLGFKRFSAGDFTRKIALEMGISLNELSKKEEEDKSIDLRVDEELTKAGETEKSVIDARMAFHFIPNSFKVYLELPPEIAKGRILKNITENPLRQQSEDAKTPEEVYEKIIQRLNSEKKRYTEYYNIDHTDKTKFDLVINTNENSLEKVADTIVSSYKDWIAG; encoded by the coding sequence ATGCTAAAAAAGAAGATCATATCGATAACCGGCACACTCGGTAGTGGTAAATCAAGCACTGCTGATCTAGTTGCAAAAAAACTTGGATTTAAACGTTTTTCTGCTGGAGACTTTACTCGAAAAATTGCGCTTGAGATGGGCATTTCATTGAATGAGCTTTCTAAAAAAGAGGAGGAAGATAAAAGTATAGATTTGAGAGTGGACGAAGAATTAACGAAGGCGGGAGAAACAGAAAAAAGTGTTATTGATGCTCGCATGGCCTTTCACTTTATTCCGAATTCTTTCAAAGTGTACCTTGAACTTCCGCCGGAGATAGCCAAGGGTAGAATCTTAAAAAATATTACAGAGAATCCGCTGCGCCAGCAAAGTGAAGATGCCAAAACCCCTGAAGAAGTTTACGAAAAAATAATCCAGAGATTAAATAGTGAGAAAAAAAGATATACAGAATACTATAACATTGACCACACCGACAAAACTAAATTCGACCTCGTGATAAACACCAATGAAAATAGTCTTGAAAAAGTTGCAGATACTATTGTCTCGAGCTATAAGGACTGGATTGCTGGCTAA
- a CDS encoding nucleoside monophosphate kinase, protein MQGNTFVFFGIAGSGKGTQVKLLQDFLKARFNREVVYAYPGNEYRKIIESKTLTGSLVVTTLNAGGLQPDFLTNSIFTNLLIRDLTDEKDLIADGYPRTIAQSECLDEVVKFYKRKNVKLIYIELSREEAMKRNLLRGRHDDTKEGIEKRFDEYVNKVIPAMNYFKNKENYETFTINGEQSIESVHADIIKALRF, encoded by the coding sequence ATGCAAGGCAATACATTCGTATTTTTTGGTATCGCTGGTTCAGGTAAGGGAACTCAGGTTAAACTCCTGCAGGATTTTTTGAAGGCTCGATTTAATCGGGAGGTGGTGTACGCATATCCGGGTAACGAGTATCGAAAAATCATCGAGTCAAAAACGTTGACAGGCTCTTTGGTTGTTACGACGCTTAACGCCGGCGGATTGCAACCTGATTTTTTGACCAATTCTATTTTTACCAATTTGCTCATTCGCGATCTTACAGACGAAAAAGATCTTATTGCCGATGGGTATCCGAGAACGATCGCCCAATCAGAGTGCCTCGATGAGGTGGTAAAATTTTACAAAAGAAAAAACGTAAAACTTATCTACATTGAATTGAGTCGTGAGGAAGCCATGAAGCGAAATTTATTACGTGGCAGGCATGATGATACCAAAGAGGGAATCGAAAAAAGGTTTGATGAGTACGTTAACAAGGTTATTCCAGCCATGAATTATTTTAAGAATAAAGAAAATTACGAAACCTTTACGATTAACGGTGAGCAGTCTATCGAAAGTGTGCATGCAGACATCATTAAAGCTTTACGTTTTTAA
- the pyrH gene encoding UMP kinase produces MKNPIIISLGGSLIVPGELDVNFLKSFSELIKAQVALGKKFVIIAGGGKTCRRYQDAAVKIVSPSKDDLDWIGISATKINAELIRVVFADLAHASVIVDDGVLPNVQTSIAIGAGRVPGHSSDYDAVLLASESEAYSIINLSNIDYLYDKDPKRFPDAKKLEKISWSDFGKIFPEAEWSPGGNWPFDPVAAKEAQKLGLEVVIMNGANLDNLKNYFEGKSFVGTTIR; encoded by the coding sequence ATGAAAAATCCCATTATTATTTCTCTCGGCGGCTCGCTGATCGTGCCAGGTGAGCTCGATGTCAATTTCCTAAAGTCTTTCAGTGAGCTTATCAAGGCTCAGGTTGCACTCGGAAAAAAATTTGTGATTATTGCGGGAGGTGGTAAGACCTGTCGCCGATATCAGGATGCCGCAGTAAAAATCGTTTCTCCGAGTAAAGATGACTTGGATTGGATTGGTATTTCCGCTACCAAAATTAACGCCGAGCTCATTCGGGTGGTTTTTGCCGATCTTGCCCACGCTTCAGTTATTGTTGATGATGGTGTATTACCTAACGTACAAACTTCGATTGCTATTGGAGCGGGAAGAGTGCCAGGACACAGCAGTGATTACGACGCTGTTCTTTTGGCGAGCGAGTCTGAAGCGTACTCGATTATTAATTTATCCAATATTGATTATTTGTACGACAAAGATCCTAAGAGATTTCCGGATGCTAAAAAACTTGAAAAAATTTCGTGGAGCGATTTCGGAAAAATTTTTCCAGAAGCTGAGTGGTCTCCGGGCGGCAATTGGCCGTTTGATCCGGTTGCCGCAAAAGAGGCTCAGAAACTCGGTCTTGAAGTGGTAATTATGAACGGTGCCAATTTGGATAATTTGAAAAACTATTTTGAGGGAAAATCTTTTGTTGGGACGACCATAAGATAA